The nucleotide sequence CGCCCCGAGATTCGCGACGACTCCTGGACCTTCCCCCAGCTGGTGCAGCACAGCTGACTGAAGTGCGCGCGAGCGCTCACTGGACTCGCCTTTCACCGGCCTGCGGCTCGGCGAGCTTGGGGGCTGCGGGGGGAGGATCTCGACGAGCACCGAAGGATCCTGACGGTACGTCGGACATCTCACCGGATGATCACGGTCGACTCGTCGAGCGGTCGACGAAGAGTGGCCAGTCGCGGCAAGTCCCGATTCTCGAAGGGTTGAAGCCTGGGCTCGACGACGCGTGCGTGCGGGGACACGAGCACGTCTCACCGGCGAACTCGGCGGACCGTCGACAGCGGCAACCTCGCACGCGCTCTCCGCTGGCGCGTGATCCGCGGCGCGAATCGTGAGATTCACTTTTCGAGGGGGTGAGAGCGCGGCGAACACGGGTTCGACACGACAAAACCCCCGGAGATCCGGGGGCTTCATTCTGTAGCAGGAGCGGGGCTTGAACCCGCGACCTCACGATTCTCAACCGGTGTATCCCTGTGACTCCCGGTTCTCCTCGTTTATCCCGCCTGATCAGCCCGGAACGCACCCGGACGTTCCCGATTCTTCCCTCTGATTGGCGATACCGCTCGTTGATTCCGATGGGTAGGAGATGGATCGTCGCCCATCGCTTCAAGCCGGTCGCGGACGTCCGGGGCGAGTGTCGTGCGCGGGAGGTAGTGGGCTTTGGTCACCCGGGAGTCGGCATGTCCCAGCAGTCCCGCTGCGAGCTCCGGGTCCTCGACGAGCGCGGCCGCCGTCTTGCGGAACACGTGAGGGTGGACCCACTCGTAGCCCGCGCGCTTCTTGAACGTATCCCAGCCCTTGCGGAAGTTGTTCGGATCTCGGACCTTGCCTCGCGCGGATGGGAACACGAGATCCTCGTGACTGGGGTCGGCTGCGCGCTCGCGCAGCACTCGGACGACGAATCCGGGCAGCGGAATCTCACGGCGTGACGCGGTTCGCTTCGGGTGCGGCTGAATCAGCATGCCGCTCCCTTTCACGAAGATCGCGGTGGTGTGGATCAAGACCGTTGGCAAGTCAGCATCGAGATTCAGATCCGACCACCGCAGCGACATGGCTTCGCCGATACGCGCGCTCGTGCCGAGCATGAAGTCAACGCCGTGAGGGATGTCTCGCGCAATCGCGTCCTCGTCGGCGTACAGGTGCGTGCGCATGAGCTGCACGTCTTCAAGCGTAAGCGCCTCGACGTCTTTCGTCTCAACTCGCACCGGCGCGACGTCACGGATTGGGTTGGCCTCGAGCGCGCCGAGGCGGGTCGCGAGGCCGAGCACCCCAGAGAGGACGGTCTTCGCGTGCTTGGCCGCGGACGGGCCGTGCGACTCGGCTGTGAGCTTGAGAAATCGGTCACAGCGCGCGACTGTCACTTCCCTGAGGGCGAGCATTCCAACGCCGGGGAGAACCATGAGGTCAAGAACCTCGCGGTAGCGCCGCTCAGTGTTGTAGGCCTTCGCCCCCATGATCTCGTCGGCGAACCACTGCTCGGCGACCGCCTTGAGCCGAGTATCACCGGAGATGTCGTCGCCGTGGACCTTCGCTCGCTCGACGAGAGCTTCCTTCAGTGCGTTCTCGGCCTTCGCCCCTGTTGCCCCGGTCCGCTCCACGATTCGCGTTACCCCGTCGTAGTCCCGGAAACGGGCGTACGCCACCCAGTGCTTGGGCCCCACTTCGTTTCGGCGTATGCGCCCCCACGTCCCGATTGGCAGCGGCGGACGGGCCATCATTGCCCCGCTTCATCGGTGCTTGCGGCGAGGAGCGGAATCAGGTTGCCGGTGGCGTCGACCGCAACCACCGTGGGCTCGCCACGGCGCGTCTCGTACGAGTACCCCTCCCCGTGCGCAACACGAGCAAGCGCCTCCTCCAGCAGCTCGGACGTCGAGAAGTCGTTCAGAGCGTATGCACGGGGCGGTGTGGTC is from Microbacterium sp. LWH3-1.2 and encodes:
- a CDS encoding tyrosine-type recombinase/integrase; its protein translation is MAYARFRDYDGVTRIVERTGATGAKAENALKEALVERAKVHGDDISGDTRLKAVAEQWFADEIMGAKAYNTERRYREVLDLMVLPGVGMLALREVTVARCDRFLKLTAESHGPSAAKHAKTVLSGVLGLATRLGALEANPIRDVAPVRVETKDVEALTLEDVQLMRTHLYADEDAIARDIPHGVDFMLGTSARIGEAMSLRWSDLNLDADLPTVLIHTTAIFVKGSGMLIQPHPKRTASRREIPLPGFVVRVLRERAADPSHEDLVFPSARGKVRDPNNFRKGWDTFKKRAGYEWVHPHVFRKTAAALVEDPELAAGLLGHADSRVTKAHYLPRTTLAPDVRDRLEAMGDDPSPTHRNQRAVSPIRGKNRERPGAFRADQAG